The Elusimicrobiota bacterium genome contains a region encoding:
- a CDS encoding four helix bundle protein, with protein sequence MKTNSFKDLIVWQKSYALAKEIYLVFEKFPKNETYGLTQQMKRAVVSIPSNIAEGYGRQYNKEYQQFLSIAYGSLCELETQYLMSVDLKYIDKSERIENLLKEVGGMLYRMLNPK encoded by the coding sequence ATGAAAACAAACAGTTTTAAAGATCTAATAGTCTGGCAAAAATCGTACGCTTTAGCTAAAGAAATTTATTTAGTTTTTGAGAAATTTCCAAAGAACGAAACTTATGGTCTTACACAGCAGATGAAAAGGGCTGTCGTATCTATACCATCAAACATAGCAGAGGGTTATGGAAGACAATATAACAAAGAATACCAACAGTTTTTGTCAATAGCCTATGGTTCGCTATGTGAACTTGAAACTCAATATTTAATGTCTGTTGATTTAAAATATATAGACAAGAGTGAAAGAATTGAAAATTTATTAAAAGAAGTTGGCGGGATGCTTTATAGAATGTTAAATCCCAAATGA
- the purQ gene encoding phosphoribosylformylglycinamidine synthase I has product MKPKAIIIRTAGTNCDWETQKALEFSGADAERIHVNQLINKKIKLFDYQILVIPGGFSYGDDIASGKILANEIKCKLGNEIKAFALSGKPILGICNGFQILVKMGLLPDPENIVQTTTLTFNDSDKFECRWINLKKEKTQCIWTKTLPEIIPLPVAHGEGKFIAADKKALNALEEKNQIVFRYVNEKGNPGGYPFNPNGAQNNIAGICNIKGNILGLMPHPERFIYRWQHPTRQIKGDGTEAGWGLEIFKNAVNYVK; this is encoded by the coding sequence ATGAAACCTAAAGCAATAATTATTAGGACTGCAGGAACCAACTGTGACTGGGAGACTCAAAAAGCATTAGAGTTTTCAGGCGCTGATGCTGAACGCATTCATGTTAATCAGTTGATAAACAAAAAAATAAAGTTATTTGATTATCAGATATTAGTTATCCCCGGCGGATTTTCTTACGGGGATGACATAGCTTCCGGAAAAATTCTTGCAAATGAAATAAAGTGCAAGCTTGGAAATGAAATTAAAGCTTTCGCTTTATCGGGAAAACCAATATTGGGGATTTGTAACGGGTTTCAGATCCTTGTCAAAATGGGGCTTTTGCCTGATCCTGAAAATATTGTTCAGACGACTACTCTTACATTTAATGACTCGGATAAATTTGAATGCAGGTGGATAAATCTTAAGAAAGAAAAAACGCAGTGTATCTGGACGAAAACTTTGCCCGAAATTATTCCTTTGCCTGTTGCTCACGGCGAAGGAAAGTTTATTGCCGCTGATAAAAAGGCATTGAATGCTCTGGAAGAGAAAAATCAGATAGTTTTTAGGTATGTCAATGAAAAAGGGAATCCCGGTGGATATCCTTTTAATCCTAACGGTGCTCAAAATAATATAGCCGGAATCTGCAATATAAAGGGCAATATTTTAGGTTTAATGCCTCATCCGGAAAGATTTATTTACCGCTGGCAACACCCCACCCGCCAGATAAAAGGCGATGGAACTGAAGCCGGATGGGGACTTGAGATTTTCAAAAATGCTGTAAATTATGTAAAATAA